Proteins encoded by one window of Salmonirosea aquatica:
- a CDS encoding ABC transporter permease, with translation MKSPIPPGWAKRLLRSLHPEGTLEEVEGDLEELYDYWYNRSGQTQATLRYLLNVLSVLPPFVRRRQSKETYPSSTQHVAMIRNYLKIAFRNLTKNKAYSFINIGGLAVGMAVAMMIGLWIYDELSFNKYHQNYDRIAKLVQSATVNGDFGVGEYMPLPLANTLKTDFSDDFDYVVLSSWTREHILAYDDRKMTKMGNFLSPEAPDMFSLKMLKGTRAGLKDPSSILLSESVAEALFGQADPLGKIVKIDNKMDVKITGVYEDLPYNTEFREMMFIAPWDLYLSSEPWIRDNGGWDNNSFQILAQIAPKSDFETITNKIKNLRVIHVPESAYVKPEVFLHPMSRWHLYGEWDKSGNAEGRVQYVWLFGIIGVAVLLLACINFMNLSTARSEKRAKEVGIRKAVGSVRIQLISQFLSESLLVVAVAFLLALGLMLLTLPYFNEVADKKLVFPWNEPIFWLTSLGFSLFTGLIAGSYPALYLSSFQPVKVLKGTFRVGRFASLPRQVLVVVQFTVSVTLIIGTIIVMRQIQHAKNRPIGYDRNGLITIAMNTPELFGRYNVLRRELMETGAVTEMATSSSPTTKLGSRQIGFDWEGKDPGLRAQLGIMAISHDFGKTVGWQFVDGRDFSRDFSTDSSGLVLNETAVRYMGLKDPVGKIIKWNGKPYQVLGVIQDMVMDSPFEPVYQTAFLLDYNWASVIDIRLNPTLSASESLGKIEAVFRKINPGSPFDYKFTDQQYGLKFAAEERIGTIASVFAVLAIFISCLGLFGLASFIAEQRTKEMGVRKVLGASMIDLWALLSKDFVVLVIIAFFIAAPVAYYFLTGWLQSYEYRTRISWWIFAVSGLGALVITLLTVSYQSIKAALVNPVKSLRSE, from the coding sequence ATGAAATCCCCGATCCCACCCGGATGGGCCAAGCGGCTCCTGCGCAGCCTCCACCCCGAAGGTACCCTGGAAGAGGTCGAAGGCGACCTGGAAGAGCTATACGATTACTGGTACAACCGTTCAGGCCAGACGCAGGCCACGCTACGGTATTTGCTGAATGTACTATCTGTTCTGCCGCCGTTCGTGCGTCGGCGCCAAAGCAAGGAAACCTATCCATCTTCAACCCAACACGTAGCCATGATCCGTAATTATTTGAAAATCGCCTTTCGTAATCTGACCAAGAACAAAGCATACTCTTTCATCAACATTGGTGGATTAGCCGTGGGTATGGCCGTAGCAATGATGATCGGCTTATGGATTTATGATGAATTGTCCTTCAATAAGTACCACCAGAATTACGACCGCATTGCAAAGCTCGTGCAAAGTGCAACCGTCAATGGTGATTTTGGGGTGGGGGAGTACATGCCTCTCCCGTTAGCGAACACTTTAAAGACTGATTTTTCGGACGATTTTGACTATGTCGTACTTTCCTCCTGGACCCGCGAACACATCCTGGCATATGACGACCGGAAAATGACGAAAATGGGCAATTTTTTAAGTCCCGAAGCACCCGACATGTTCAGCCTGAAAATGCTGAAGGGTACGCGGGCGGGACTAAAAGATCCATCCTCCATTTTATTGTCCGAATCGGTCGCTGAGGCACTCTTTGGCCAAGCCGATCCACTGGGCAAAATTGTGAAAATTGACAACAAAATGGATGTTAAAATAACGGGTGTTTACGAAGACTTACCGTACAACACCGAGTTTAGAGAGATGATGTTCATTGCGCCGTGGGATTTGTACCTTTCGTCGGAACCCTGGATTAGAGATAATGGCGGATGGGATAACAACTCATTTCAGATCCTGGCTCAGATTGCGCCAAAATCCGATTTCGAGACTATTACAAACAAAATAAAAAATTTGCGGGTAATCCATGTTCCCGAAAGTGCTTATGTAAAGCCGGAAGTTTTTTTACATCCCATGAGCCGCTGGCATTTGTACGGGGAATGGGACAAATCGGGGAATGCTGAGGGTAGGGTTCAGTATGTCTGGTTATTTGGCATCATCGGTGTAGCGGTGTTGCTGTTAGCCTGCATTAACTTCATGAACCTGTCTACGGCTCGGTCGGAGAAGCGGGCCAAGGAAGTCGGCATCAGGAAAGCCGTTGGCTCGGTCCGTATCCAGCTGATCAGTCAGTTTTTAAGTGAATCATTGCTGGTGGTTGCGGTCGCCTTCCTATTAGCTTTGGGACTCATGCTGCTCACGCTTCCCTATTTTAATGAAGTGGCGGACAAGAAACTTGTATTTCCCTGGAATGAGCCGATCTTTTGGCTAACCAGTCTGGGTTTTAGCCTCTTTACAGGTCTGATTGCCGGTAGCTATCCAGCACTTTACCTATCTTCGTTTCAACCAGTCAAGGTACTCAAAGGTACCTTCCGGGTGGGGCGGTTTGCTTCCCTGCCCCGTCAGGTTCTGGTCGTTGTACAATTTACCGTTTCTGTTACTCTCATTATCGGAACGATCATTGTCATGCGCCAAATCCAGCATGCCAAAAATCGACCGATTGGATATGATCGAAATGGCTTGATTACTATTGCGATGAATACGCCCGAATTATTCGGTCGATACAATGTACTGCGTCGTGAACTGATGGAAACCGGTGCCGTGACGGAAATGGCTACTTCATCGTCTCCAACAACGAAGCTTGGTTCACGGCAGATTGGATTTGACTGGGAAGGCAAAGATCCGGGTTTACGAGCTCAGTTAGGAATCATGGCGATAAGCCATGACTTTGGTAAGACTGTGGGTTGGCAATTTGTGGACGGCCGGGATTTCTCCCGCGACTTTTCAACCGACTCATCCGGCCTTGTTTTGAATGAAACGGCGGTCAGGTACATGGGTCTGAAAGATCCGGTTGGAAAAATCATCAAATGGAACGGCAAGCCCTATCAAGTATTGGGTGTAATCCAGGACATGGTGATGGATTCGCCGTTTGAGCCGGTGTACCAAACGGCTTTTCTGTTGGATTACAATTGGGCTAGTGTCATCGATATCCGATTGAACCCTACCCTGAGTGCCAGCGAATCATTGGGTAAGATTGAAGCGGTATTCCGGAAAATCAATCCCGGCAGCCCGTTCGATTACAAATTTACGGATCAGCAGTATGGTCTGAAATTTGCTGCTGAAGAGCGCATTGGCACCATTGCTTCGGTCTTTGCGGTATTGGCTATTTTCATCTCCTGTCTGGGACTATTCGGTTTGGCGTCATTCATCGCTGAGCAACGGACTAAGGAAATGGGTGTACGTAAAGTACTCGGTGCTTCGATGATCGACCTGTGGGCCTTACTCTCCAAGGATTTCGTGGTGTTGGTGATCATTGCCTTTTTTATCGCTGCGCCTGTTGCGTATTATTTCCTAACGGGCTGGCTTCAAAGCTATGAATACCGAACCAGAATATCGTGGTGGATTTTTGCTGTATCCGGCCTTGGAGCCTTAGTCATTACCTTGTTAACGGTCAGTTACCAGAGTATCAAAGCTGCATTAGTGAATCCGGTGAAAAGCCTGCGCAGCGAGTAA
- a CDS encoding VOC family protein, translated as MTLPQATIKKAWPYQQDRMKLPVENLEKALPFYTTILGFQLVSRSEVPFLSAIIERDGIQLGLAENGGDPTQDGCFFEVDDVEKAFAELQANGFEKQRPEFDRQKYGEVEWKVFFVVAPDGLCYCFGERHIKA; from the coding sequence ATGACACTGCCCCAAGCTACCATTAAAAAGGCCTGGCCCTATCAGCAGGACCGGATGAAGCTACCCGTCGAAAATCTGGAAAAGGCCTTGCCGTTTTACACGACCATCCTGGGATTTCAGCTGGTTTCCCGATCTGAGGTACCCTTTCTCTCCGCGATTATTGAGCGGGACGGTATTCAACTGGGGTTGGCCGAAAACGGTGGTGATCCCACGCAGGATGGCTGTTTTTTTGAAGTGGATGATGTAGAGAAAGCATTCGCCGAATTACAAGCCAACGGCTTTGAAAAGCAACGGCCCGAGTTTGACCGGCAAAAGTACGGGGAAGTCGAATGGAAGGTATTTTTCGTCGTAGCTCCCGATGGACTTTGTTATTGTTTTGGAGAACGACACATCAAAGCATAG
- a CDS encoding TIGR02587 family membrane protein, whose protein sequence is MKPTSATRPLRESLREYGRGIAGGLLFSFPLLYTMEVWWAGFIASSFQLILIILFTYLLLLGYNRYAGMHPDASWKDVLVDSVEELGLGFLLAFAMLLMLRRIELGSMSTIEIMGKVIIEAMVMSIGISIGTAQLGFKNGSEEEAEQEKKDLEKERQSGLVGLTVLGFCGAIVVGGNVAPTEEVLAIGLEAQPAHILAMALVSIAMCTLILFYANSQDPGSKNVQPDYITIALQTCLCYLIALGASAVLLWFFGRLEGVSLWTGFAQCIALGVLSSLGSSAGRLLIN, encoded by the coding sequence ATGAAACCTACCTCGGCCACCCGCCCCCTCCGTGAATCCCTCCGCGAGTACGGCCGGGGCATCGCAGGTGGACTGCTATTTAGCTTTCCATTACTCTACACCATGGAGGTTTGGTGGGCAGGATTCATTGCCTCGTCCTTTCAGTTGATTCTCATCATTTTGTTTACCTACCTGCTTCTGCTGGGTTATAACCGCTACGCGGGCATGCACCCTGATGCTAGCTGGAAAGACGTACTGGTCGATTCGGTAGAAGAATTGGGACTTGGTTTTCTCCTGGCCTTCGCCATGCTGCTCATGCTTCGCCGTATCGAATTGGGAAGTATGTCGACCATCGAAATTATGGGCAAAGTCATCATTGAGGCCATGGTGATGTCCATTGGCATATCCATTGGCACAGCGCAGCTAGGATTCAAGAACGGTAGCGAGGAGGAAGCAGAACAGGAGAAAAAGGATCTTGAAAAAGAAAGACAGTCCGGGCTGGTCGGACTCACTGTGCTGGGGTTTTGCGGGGCGATTGTGGTGGGAGGTAATGTGGCACCCACGGAAGAGGTACTGGCCATCGGCCTGGAAGCGCAGCCCGCACATATTCTGGCCATGGCGTTGGTTTCGATCGCGATGTGCACTTTAATTCTTTTCTACGCCAACTCGCAGGATCCTGGTTCGAAGAACGTCCAACCCGACTACATTACCATTGCTCTGCAAACCTGCTTATGTTACCTGATCGCCCTCGGCGCCTCCGCCGTGCTGTTATGGTTTTTCGGCCGACTGGAAGGCGTCAGTTTATGGACGGGCTTTGCGCAATGTATCGCGTTGGGAGTACTTTCCTCACTAGGGTCGTCTGCTGGCCGACTGCTCATTAATTAA
- a CDS encoding DUF1501 domain-containing protein has protein sequence MTTSRRDFLKIVGTTTGGMLMVPKFLPAMPTSGLYRGYTTDRNVLVVIQLNGGNDGLNTFIPYESPQYYDFRKTIAIPKEQVLKAAAGGMGWHPALSGFAEIQQAGHMAVIQNVGYPNPNRSHFRSIEIWQTASSESEYLRTGWLGRYLDATCKPEESLGALNLDTIDNPSLIGEGSHALTMQDPQRFERLLKGLNGQKDVPFDENPNLDFVRKLMIGSFEGSDQIAQALEKSAASAPTYPRYKLAQNLSWMAKMIKGGLPTLVYYTGMGSFDTHSNQPGKHKALLTELSASVKAFYDDLVASNLLDQVTIMIFSEFGRRVKDNGSGTDHGAAAPLFVIGGKNSGKILGTNPDFDSLVQGDLKHQYDFRSVYASILQQKLGVDPVKAGIRQAMLSGIFS, from the coding sequence ATGACTACTTCACGCAGGGATTTTCTCAAAATAGTAGGTACCACCACGGGAGGTATGCTGATGGTACCCAAGTTCCTTCCGGCCATGCCTACTTCAGGTTTATACCGGGGCTACACGACCGACCGCAACGTGCTGGTGGTGATACAGCTCAACGGCGGCAACGACGGGTTGAATACCTTTATCCCCTATGAATCACCCCAGTATTACGATTTTCGCAAAACCATTGCCATTCCCAAAGAGCAGGTACTAAAAGCCGCGGCGGGCGGCATGGGCTGGCATCCGGCCCTATCAGGGTTTGCCGAGATCCAGCAGGCGGGCCACATGGCAGTCATCCAGAATGTAGGGTACCCCAATCCCAACCGTTCGCATTTCCGGAGTATCGAAATCTGGCAGACGGCCTCTTCGGAAAGCGAGTACCTGCGTACGGGCTGGCTGGGCAGGTACCTTGACGCTACCTGTAAGCCTGAGGAATCACTGGGTGCGTTGAACCTGGATACCATTGACAATCCCTCCCTGATTGGCGAAGGCAGTCACGCCTTGACGATGCAGGACCCGCAGCGGTTCGAGCGTCTGTTGAAAGGATTGAATGGGCAAAAAGACGTTCCGTTTGACGAAAACCCCAACCTGGATTTTGTCCGTAAACTCATGATCGGTTCGTTTGAAGGCTCCGATCAAATCGCGCAGGCGCTGGAAAAATCTGCCGCCTCGGCGCCTACCTACCCCCGCTACAAACTGGCCCAAAACCTGAGCTGGATGGCCAAGATGATCAAAGGCGGACTACCTACGCTCGTGTATTACACCGGTATGGGTAGCTTCGATACGCACTCCAATCAACCAGGCAAACACAAAGCGTTGTTGACCGAGCTCTCGGCTTCAGTGAAAGCTTTCTACGACGACCTGGTAGCTTCAAACCTGCTCGATCAGGTCACGATTATGATTTTCAGCGAATTCGGACGCCGGGTCAAAGACAACGGGAGTGGTACCGATCACGGGGCCGCCGCGCCACTGTTTGTCATCGGTGGGAAAAATTCTGGAAAAATACTGGGTACCAATCCCGATTTTGATTCGCTGGTGCAGGGCGATTTGAAGCATCAGTACGATTTCCGGTCGGTGTATGCTTCTATCCTCCAACAAAAATTGGGCGTAGATCCTGTGAAAGCGGGGATCAGGCAGGCGATGTTGTCGGGGATTTTTTCCTAG
- a CDS encoding DUF1800 domain-containing protein, with product MKESFFLSQRLGFTNAQAAPIGRVGIRKFLTLSLASSPTMPEPALLQGSPRTREELRNIRQMDQPDKAKFAVTERRRAVGLAHLWLEKMHTDEFPLREKMVLFWHNHFVSDIQKVKVSYAMWRQNALFREMAFGNYRELTRRILYDNAMLAYLDNTQNKANKLNENLSRELLELFTLGVGNYTETDIKEGARALAGLNLGDAGGQYYNFWEDKGTKTYLGKTGNWKADDMVDLIFDHPKAGELLMTKFLKFFVTDSPSATLVADYTTAFRKADFEMTPMLEKLVDDSRFTQSQGMKIKDPVTYLLQLLYEFQQEVPPALFTQYYCNEQGMKLLNPPNVKGWDGGRSWLSSQKLLQRVGIVSQLAGGKSLGNPKAGRQMQSMPEEMKTMMDPENEPRTKPALRWDQTLTKNKAIIQELTDRNLFAVSPDLQNDCEQLLKYDFDAKSSTANLSVTRLAEHIMKSPEFQIY from the coding sequence ATGAAAGAATCATTTTTTCTGAGTCAACGGCTGGGCTTCACGAATGCACAGGCCGCACCCATCGGGCGCGTGGGAATCAGGAAATTCCTGACTCTTAGCCTGGCCTCTTCCCCGACTATGCCAGAACCCGCCTTGCTGCAGGGTTCACCGCGTACCCGCGAGGAATTGCGGAACATTCGTCAGATGGATCAGCCGGATAAGGCAAAATTTGCCGTTACCGAGCGCCGGCGCGCCGTAGGACTAGCGCACCTGTGGCTCGAAAAGATGCATACGGATGAATTTCCGCTCCGGGAAAAGATGGTGTTATTCTGGCACAATCACTTTGTTTCGGATATTCAGAAAGTCAAAGTCAGCTACGCGATGTGGCGCCAGAACGCGCTCTTCCGCGAAATGGCCTTCGGGAATTACCGGGAACTCACCCGGCGGATTCTGTACGACAACGCCATGCTGGCGTACCTCGACAATACCCAGAATAAGGCCAATAAACTCAACGAAAACCTCAGCCGCGAGCTGCTGGAACTTTTCACGCTGGGCGTGGGAAACTATACCGAAACCGATATAAAGGAAGGTGCCCGGGCGCTGGCTGGCCTCAACCTCGGTGACGCGGGCGGACAGTACTACAACTTCTGGGAAGACAAGGGTACCAAGACCTACCTGGGCAAGACCGGCAACTGGAAAGCGGACGATATGGTCGATCTTATTTTTGATCATCCCAAAGCCGGAGAACTTTTGATGACGAAATTCCTGAAATTCTTCGTCACCGATTCACCTTCTGCGACACTCGTTGCTGACTACACCACGGCTTTCCGTAAGGCAGATTTTGAAATGACACCTATGCTCGAAAAGTTGGTGGATGATAGCCGCTTTACCCAAAGTCAGGGGATGAAAATCAAAGACCCGGTCACGTATCTGTTGCAGCTTCTGTACGAATTTCAGCAGGAGGTACCCCCGGCGCTCTTCACCCAATACTACTGCAACGAGCAGGGAATGAAGCTGCTGAATCCGCCGAATGTCAAAGGCTGGGATGGTGGCCGATCGTGGCTGAGTTCCCAAAAATTGTTACAGCGCGTGGGGATCGTATCACAGCTGGCGGGTGGCAAGAGCCTTGGAAATCCGAAAGCAGGCAGGCAGATGCAAAGTATGCCCGAAGAAATGAAAACCATGATGGATCCGGAAAACGAACCGCGGACGAAGCCCGCGTTGCGCTGGGACCAAACGCTCACCAAGAACAAGGCCATCATTCAGGAGCTGACCGACCGAAACCTGTTCGCGGTGAGTCCCGACTTGCAGAATGACTGTGAACAACTGCTGAAATACGATTTCGACGCCAAATCAAGTACCGCTAATCTTTCGGTGACTCGTTTGGCCGAGCACATCATGAAATCGCCCGAGTTCCAGATTTATTAA
- a CDS encoding heavy-metal-associated domain-containing protein — MQKRKVQTMVTQEFKTNIKCGGCIAAVKPYLDQAEGIENWEVDLQSPDRILTVKTDKSPDEVTRLIKEAGYEAMPIA; from the coding sequence TTGCAAAAACGAAAAGTACAAACCATGGTAACTCAGGAATTCAAAACCAATATCAAATGCGGAGGATGCATCGCCGCTGTGAAACCCTACCTCGATCAGGCCGAGGGCATCGAAAACTGGGAAGTGGATCTGCAAAGCCCCGACCGCATCCTGACTGTGAAGACTGACAAGTCACCCGATGAAGTGACACGTTTAATAAAAGAGGCAGGCTACGAGGCTATGCCGATTGCATAG
- a CDS encoding HYC_CC_PP family protein: MIQNRPYRLFAIVMAFVVLLSSTGFGLVEHSCMMRGKSVELAALKKTATGCKACKPATESKTRIASSLQFKKKACCEESHKYHNVKVVSSASFTIKLLKPAADPAAIPFQNFLFEGSNLPLIVSPLTTSFHSFSSLHYGRSMLSFVQTFLI; encoded by the coding sequence ATGATTCAAAACCGACCATATAGACTTTTTGCCATCGTGATGGCCTTTGTCGTGCTGCTGAGCAGCACGGGCTTTGGGCTGGTGGAACACAGCTGTATGATGCGGGGTAAGTCGGTGGAGTTGGCGGCGTTGAAAAAAACTGCTACGGGTTGTAAAGCGTGTAAACCGGCTACGGAATCGAAGACTCGAATCGCTTCCTCGCTGCAATTTAAGAAAAAAGCTTGCTGCGAAGAGAGTCATAAGTACCACAATGTCAAGGTGGTTTCGTCAGCTTCCTTTACCATAAAGCTTCTCAAACCAGCGGCTGATCCAGCGGCGATTCCGTTTCAGAACTTCCTGTTTGAAGGCAGCAATTTGCCTCTAATTGTTTCTCCTCTAACCACTTCGTTTCATTCCTTTTCCTCCCTTCACTATGGACGAAGTATGCTTTCGTTCGTCCAGACTTTTCTGATTTAG
- a CDS encoding TonB-dependent receptor — MNFRFYSLLTIALLMYSARVVKAQGLHGAVYELSGTTAQKVPLPGANVYWAGTTLGATTDTSGHFSIPRSAQSNRLVVSFVGYLNDTLKVVGEAEVEFVLRSAQSLDEVVVQGNSTTIDRMSPIQTEIITSRALAKAACCNLSESFETNASVSVSYADAVTGSKQIQMLGLNGTYIQTNVENIPNIRGLGTTFGLNFIPGTWIQSIDVGKGAGSVVNGYESMTGQINVELQKPDSREKLYVNAYVNNFGRAELNLNLAHQINDKWSAGLLTHASTLRNRVDNNGDGFLDLPLYTQFNAVQRWKYQSEKMMAQFGVKVLHEDRTGGQVGFNPDRRGQTGPNGSPYYGFGAKINRLEVFSKTAKLFPDQPYKGLGLILNASIHDQRSYFGFTPYNGRQQTLYGNLIYQSIIGNTNHAFKTGVSYLLDDYNELYRDTTLLRTESVPGAFFEYTYNNLNKFTLVAGSRIDFHNLYGTQFTPRLHLKYQLDGNTALRLSAGRGFRVSNPLAEYFGNLVSARSVVFREKIRPEVSWNYGASLTREFNVGTMSGTWILDYYRTNFQNQLVADVEHPGYLYFYNLQDRAFANSFQAEVNLVPVKRLELKLAYRLFDVKQTMGEPFGESVLLPRMMINRDRVLFNAGYALPYDKWKFDFTVQWNGKRRIPNLDPGYDHTSYLNMPTDLAPAFFNLNAQVTRTFVRWDVYLGGENLGNYRQSNPIIGANDPFGQRFDAGIVWAPVVGRTIYAGVRYKIKR; from the coding sequence ATGAATTTCCGATTTTATAGTTTACTTACGATCGCACTGCTCATGTATTCGGCGAGGGTCGTTAAGGCCCAGGGACTGCATGGGGCCGTCTACGAACTCTCAGGTACCACGGCCCAAAAGGTACCCCTGCCCGGAGCTAATGTGTATTGGGCCGGTACCACGCTGGGCGCAACGACCGACACGAGTGGCCACTTTTCTATTCCGCGCAGCGCCCAATCCAACCGCTTGGTGGTGAGCTTTGTAGGGTACCTCAACGATACCCTGAAAGTAGTAGGGGAGGCCGAAGTAGAGTTTGTGCTTCGTTCGGCGCAATCGCTCGACGAGGTGGTGGTGCAGGGTAACTCCACCACCATCGACCGGATGTCGCCTATCCAAACCGAAATCATTACCAGCCGGGCGCTGGCCAAAGCCGCCTGCTGCAATCTGTCCGAAAGCTTCGAAACCAACGCCTCGGTGTCGGTTTCGTATGCCGATGCCGTGACGGGCTCCAAGCAAATTCAGATGCTGGGTCTGAATGGTACCTACATTCAGACCAATGTCGAGAATATTCCGAATATTCGGGGGTTAGGTACCACGTTCGGCCTGAATTTCATACCCGGTACCTGGATTCAATCCATCGACGTTGGTAAAGGCGCGGGCTCGGTCGTGAATGGCTACGAATCCATGACGGGACAGATCAATGTGGAATTGCAGAAGCCCGACAGCCGCGAAAAACTCTACGTCAATGCCTACGTCAATAACTTTGGCCGCGCCGAACTGAACCTGAATCTGGCGCATCAGATCAACGACAAATGGAGTGCGGGCCTGCTGACCCATGCCAGTACCCTGCGCAATCGTGTGGACAACAACGGCGACGGATTTCTGGATTTGCCGCTCTATACTCAATTTAATGCCGTGCAGCGCTGGAAGTACCAGAGCGAAAAGATGATGGCACAATTCGGGGTGAAAGTGCTGCACGAAGACAGAACGGGCGGACAAGTTGGTTTTAATCCCGACCGACGTGGACAAACCGGACCCAATGGATCGCCCTACTACGGATTTGGCGCAAAGATCAACCGCCTGGAAGTGTTTTCTAAAACCGCCAAACTCTTTCCAGACCAGCCTTACAAAGGGTTGGGTCTGATTCTGAATGCTTCCATCCACGATCAACGCTCGTACTTTGGTTTTACGCCCTATAACGGCCGTCAGCAAACGTTGTACGGCAATCTGATCTACCAATCCATCATCGGCAATACCAACCACGCCTTCAAAACGGGCGTGAGCTACCTACTGGACGACTACAACGAGCTGTACCGGGATACGACCTTGCTACGAACCGAGTCGGTACCCGGTGCGTTTTTTGAATACACGTATAACAATCTCAATAAATTTACGCTGGTGGCGGGCTCGCGGATAGATTTTCATAACCTCTACGGTACCCAGTTTACGCCCCGACTGCACCTGAAATACCAGCTTGACGGCAATACCGCCCTGCGGCTATCGGCCGGCCGGGGTTTCCGGGTAAGTAATCCGTTGGCCGAGTACTTTGGGAATCTGGTGAGTGCGCGGTCGGTGGTGTTTCGGGAGAAAATCCGGCCCGAGGTTTCGTGGAATTATGGCGCGAGCCTGACGCGGGAGTTCAATGTAGGTACTATGTCGGGTACCTGGATTTTGGATTATTACCGCACCAACTTCCAGAACCAACTGGTGGCCGACGTGGAGCATCCGGGGTACCTGTACTTTTATAATTTGCAAGACAGAGCTTTTGCCAACAGCTTCCAGGCCGAAGTGAACCTCGTTCCCGTCAAGCGGCTGGAATTAAAACTGGCCTACCGCCTGTTCGACGTAAAACAGACCATGGGCGAGCCGTTCGGAGAAAGTGTACTGCTGCCCCGCATGATGATCAACCGCGACCGGGTGCTGTTCAATGCGGGCTACGCGCTACCCTACGACAAATGGAAGTTTGATTTTACAGTACAGTGGAATGGAAAGCGGCGCATCCCGAACCTGGATCCGGGTTACGACCATACTTCGTACCTGAATATGCCCACCGACCTAGCTCCGGCTTTCTTTAATCTGAATGCGCAGGTTACCCGGACCTTTGTCCGGTGGGATGTGTACCTGGGGGGCGAGAATCTGGGCAATTACCGGCAGTCGAACCCAATTATCGGGGCCAATGATCCTTTCGGACAGCGGTTCGATGCGGGCATCGTGTGGGCCCCCGTAGTCGGACGCACGATTTACGCGGGGGTACGTTATAAAATCAAACGCTGA
- a CDS encoding helix-turn-helix domain-containing protein: MKLSIKNMVCDRCIKVVREELEALGLTVEQIELGSVQLAGTLSAGQAQQVKARLEANGFELLEDARLVLVEYMKKLIIDEVQHLKARKPAQMNFSDYLSEKCGYEYSHLSHLFSATTGQTVEQYIIAQKIEKVKEWLSYGELSMTEIAWRLGYSSAAHLGNQFKKVTGLTPGQYKKDAGLVRKTLDQV, from the coding sequence ATGAAACTTTCCATCAAAAATATGGTGTGCGACCGCTGCATCAAAGTGGTGCGGGAGGAACTAGAAGCGTTGGGCCTGACCGTTGAACAAATCGAACTGGGTTCCGTCCAACTGGCCGGGACGCTTTCCGCCGGACAGGCGCAGCAGGTGAAAGCGCGCCTGGAGGCCAACGGCTTCGAACTGCTGGAAGATGCGCGGCTGGTGCTGGTGGAGTACATGAAAAAGCTGATTATTGACGAGGTACAACACCTTAAAGCCCGGAAACCGGCGCAGATGAATTTTTCGGACTACCTGTCGGAAAAATGCGGCTACGAGTATTCTCACCTGAGTCATTTGTTTTCGGCGACCACTGGACAAACCGTTGAGCAGTACATCATTGCCCAAAAAATCGAAAAGGTGAAAGAATGGCTTTCCTACGGCGAACTGTCGATGACCGAAATTGCCTGGCGGCTGGGCTATAGCAGCGCGGCGCATCTGGGTAATCAGTTTAAGAAAGTGACCGGACTAACCCCCGGCCAATACAAGAAAGACGCCGGTCTGGTGCGGAAAACGCTGGATCAGGTTTAA
- a CDS encoding heavy metal-binding domain-containing protein, protein MKKVFFALVFGTLAACSGHKESTTEATGKTAVEQVAGSKQYACPMKCEGEKTYAEAGKCPVCSMGLKEIALANADSTQHDH, encoded by the coding sequence ATGAAAAAAGTCTTTTTTGCGTTGGTGTTTGGAACGTTGGCCGCTTGTTCGGGCCATAAAGAAAGTACCACCGAGGCTACCGGAAAAACCGCAGTAGAGCAGGTAGCTGGTTCCAAGCAGTATGCGTGCCCGATGAAATGCGAGGGCGAAAAAACCTACGCCGAAGCCGGGAAATGTCCCGTTTGCTCCATGGGTTTAAAAGAAATCGCTCTTGCCAATGCCGACAGTACTCAACACGACCATTAA
- a CDS encoding heavy-metal-associated domain-containing protein yields MKTILFSILFAFSLTMSFAQSGEKVVKIKTSAICEMCKERLERNLGLSKGVKESNLNLDDKVMTVKYNPKKTDVASIKETIVKTGYDADEVVADQKAHDKLPKCCQKTAAAHSDM; encoded by the coding sequence ATGAAAACAATCCTTTTTTCAATTCTCTTCGCCTTTTCCCTGACAATGAGCTTCGCGCAGTCGGGTGAGAAAGTAGTGAAAATAAAGACCTCCGCCATTTGTGAAATGTGTAAGGAACGGCTGGAACGTAACCTGGGACTGTCCAAGGGCGTGAAGGAATCCAACCTCAATCTCGATGACAAGGTCATGACCGTGAAGTATAATCCGAAGAAAACGGACGTAGCTTCTATCAAGGAAACCATTGTGAAAACCGGCTATGATGCCGACGAAGTGGTTGCCGACCAGAAAGCCCACGACAAGCTACCCAAGTGCTGCCAGAAAACAGCGGCAGCGCACAGCGACATGTAA